The genome window ATGGTCAATCGGGGAGTGCGAGGCTATAAGACAGATCTCCTTCGTGAACATCTAGACGCCCATGTCTTTGGAACGGCGGTGGATCAGATCTTTCTCTTGATCGGGACCAATGATATCGGAAAAGAAATTCCTCAAAAGGAAACCCTAGACAATGTAGAAGCGGTCTTACAAGCAATTATGCGGGATTTTCCGCTAACTCACATCAACCTGATCTCGGTTCTACCGGTGAGTCAAGAAGAGCGCTACAAGCAAAAGGTCTATGTGCGGACCAATGAAAAAATTCAATCCCTTAACCAGGCCTATCGCGAATTGGCCCAAGCCTACCACCAGGTCAGCTATATTGATGTGTATTCGTCTTTATTGGATGAAAAGAGGCAGTTAGCAGAAGCCTATACGACAGATGGTCTCCATTTAAGTGTGGCTGGTTACCGAGTTCTAGCCCAAGCTCTGCAGGAGACATTGTAGAGACAAAATAGGGAGCGAAAAAGCCCAACTAGACAAATCTTCAAAGAAAAATTTCAGATTGAAGATAAAGTCTTCTTAAAAACTTTCCTTAGGTGAGTACGGACGTCAGCGAACTTCTTTGAAGTTCCATGACTTAGTTTTGGACCTAAGGTTCCAAAACTCCCGAGTGCTAGAAACAATAGTGTTTCTAGCACTTTTCTCACGGCGGAAAGTTTCAGGAAATATTTGAATGGTTCTTATAATTGAAATCAATTCTATTTCTTTTTAGATTTCTTTAGATGATTTTTTGTAAAAACAGATTGTCTACCTTCCTCTATTTCCAAGAGGAAATTTTTTTGTCTTTTTGGTTGACAAATGTAAATCTTAGGAGTAGAATAGCATCATAAGATTTACAAATGTAGATTTAGAAAGGAGAAGCCATGCAAATTTCCAATGCGGAATGGCGCATCATGAAAATTATCTGGATGGAAGGCAAGCAGACCAGCAGGGATTTGATCGCCGTCTTGTCCGAGCGCTTTGACTGGTCGAAGTCGACCATCAAGACCCTCTTGACGCGCTTGGTGGAGAAAGGCTGTCTGACCAGAGAAAAATCTGGCAAAGCCTTTGTCTACTCGGCTTTGTTGAAGCAGGACCAAAGTTTAGACTTGGTGGTTGAGGATGTGAAAGACAAGGTTTGCTCAAAAAGAATTGTCCAGGTGCTTGAAAACTTGATTCAGGAGAGTGACTTTACGCTTGCAGATCTTAATCAGCTGCAGCAGGTCCTGGAAGAAAAGAAAGCTGA of Streptococcus sp. S5 contains these proteins:
- a CDS encoding SGNH/GDSL hydrolase family protein, producing MAVQLLEDWLIKEQEKIVTTYRELNQAPLKEPGLIFIGDSIVEYFPIHELLQSPKHMVNRGVRGYKTDLLREHLDAHVFGTAVDQIFLLIGTNDIGKEIPQKETLDNVEAVLQAIMRDFPLTHINLISVLPVSQEERYKQKVYVRTNEKIQSLNQAYRELAQAYHQVSYIDVYSSLLDEKRQLAEAYTTDGLHLSVAGYRVLAQALQETL
- a CDS encoding CopY/TcrY family copper transport repressor → MQISNAEWRIMKIIWMEGKQTSRDLIAVLSERFDWSKSTIKTLLTRLVEKGCLTREKSGKAFVYSALLKQDQSLDLVVEDVKDKVCSKRIVQVLENLIQESDFTLADLNQLQQVLEEKKAEAVETVPCNCM